A genome region from Firmicutes bacterium HGW-Firmicutes-1 includes the following:
- a CDS encoding DUF3892 domain-containing protein — translation MNDASTIVKIRKNDDGDITNVMLQDGTVFPLDEAIRMTKDEKIHGVNVGKSKNGIEFLRADPDGDKSNNLDNLPTF, via the coding sequence ATGAATGATGCAAGTACAATTGTTAAGATTAGAAAAAATGACGATGGAGATATTACAAATGTGATGTTGCAAGATGGGACGGTTTTCCCACTTGATGAGGCCATTCGGATGACCAAGGATGAAAAAATTCATGGTGTCAATGTTGGAAAATCAAAAAATGGAATAGAATTTTTAAGGGCTGATCCAGATGGTGACAAAAGCAACAATTTAGACAACCTTCCAACCTTTTAA
- a CDS encoding 6-phosphofructokinase, whose protein sequence is MKKRIGILTSGGDCPGLNAAIRGVAKASYGMFDCQIIGIEDGFRGLIYNKYKNMKEYDFSGILTRGGTILGTSRTPFKQMRILEEDNIDKVKNMINTYEALKLDCLVTLGGNGTHKNANLLREEGLNIIALPKTIDNDIWGTDITFGFHSAVDIATEVIDRVHTTADSHDRVMLVELMGHKAGWLTLYAGIAGGADVILIPEIPYNEEKVFETLENRRAAGKNFSILAIAEGAMTEEEAKMSKKDLKKLREMTPNYTASYQLASEIAKRTGLETRVTIPGHQQRGGSPSPYDRLLSTKLGTFAAEMIAEKKYGITVSIVNNKTKATSLSEVAGKLKLVEHDEELISTARKVGVGFGN, encoded by the coding sequence ATGAAAAAACGAATTGGTATTTTAACAAGTGGCGGGGATTGCCCTGGATTAAATGCAGCTATTAGAGGCGTTGCAAAAGCGTCCTATGGGATGTTTGATTGTCAAATAATTGGAATTGAAGATGGATTTAGAGGATTGATATATAATAAATATAAGAATATGAAGGAATATGATTTTTCAGGAATTTTGACAAGAGGTGGTACGATACTAGGTACATCTAGAACCCCTTTTAAACAGATGAGAATATTAGAAGAAGACAATATCGATAAAGTAAAAAACATGATAAATACCTATGAAGCCTTAAAGCTAGATTGCCTAGTTACCTTAGGTGGAAATGGAACTCATAAAAACGCCAACTTATTAAGAGAAGAAGGTCTAAATATAATCGCCCTACCCAAAACAATAGATAATGATATTTGGGGTACAGACATTACTTTTGGATTTCATAGTGCAGTCGATATTGCTACAGAGGTAATTGACCGTGTTCATACTACCGCAGATTCTCATGATCGTGTTATGCTAGTAGAGCTAATGGGACATAAGGCTGGCTGGTTAACACTATATGCAGGTATAGCTGGGGGAGCAGATGTGATACTGATTCCAGAAATACCTTATAATGAGGAAAAGGTTTTTGAAACACTTGAAAATAGGCGAGCAGCAGGTAAGAATTTTTCTATTTTAGCAATTGCTGAAGGTGCGATGACAGAAGAGGAAGCTAAGATGAGTAAGAAAGATCTTAAAAAGTTAAGAGAGATGACTCCTAACTATACAGCATCCTATCAATTGGCAAGTGAAATTGCAAAAAGAACAGGCTTAGAAACAAGAGTGACAATACCGGGACATCAACAAAGGGGTGGATCTCCATCACCATATGATCGTCTTTTATCAACAAAGCTTGGAACCTTCGCTGCTGAAATGATTGCTGAAAAAAAATATGGTATTACAGTTTCTATCGTAAACAATAAAACCAAAGCAACATCACTAAGTGAAGTTGCTGGAAAATTAAAACTAGTAGAACATGATGAAGAGTTAATTAGTACTGCTAGAAAGGTTGGAGTTGGTTTTGGAAATTAA
- a CDS encoding aminopeptidase has protein sequence MDSRIELLAKNLVNYSCKVKEGEKVLIHYVGDSTRALAKELVNEVYRAGGVPFLDYTDVRLQREVLLKTTKEQQELEASWDTLRMSNMDCYIGVRGSDNVSELSDVPSDKMTLYNKYYATPVHHEIRVPKTRWVVLRYPNNAMAQLANTSLDNFEDFYFNVCNLDYSKMSVAMDALVTLMEKTDRVRLVGKGTDLAFSIKDIPAIKCDGIVNIPDGEVFTAPVRDSINGKISYNAPAVFQGVTYENICFEFKDGKIVNATANETKLINEVLDTDEGARYIGEFAIGVNPYILKPMKDTLFDEKIMGSIHLTPGNCYQEAYNGNKSDIHWDLVYIQTPEYGGGEIYFDDVLIRKDGLFVISELEGLNPENLK, from the coding sequence ATGGATTCTAGAATTGAATTGCTAGCGAAAAATCTTGTTAATTATTCCTGTAAGGTAAAAGAGGGTGAAAAGGTATTGATTCATTATGTTGGTGACTCAACTCGCGCTCTTGCAAAGGAATTGGTAAATGAAGTATATAGGGCGGGCGGAGTTCCTTTCCTTGACTATACGGATGTGCGTCTTCAAAGAGAGGTACTGTTAAAGACAACTAAAGAACAACAAGAGCTTGAAGCATCTTGGGATACCCTTCGTATGAGTAATATGGATTGTTACATTGGCGTTAGAGGTTCAGATAATGTTTCCGAGTTAAGTGATGTGCCTTCTGATAAGATGACCCTTTACAATAAATATTATGCCACTCCTGTACATCATGAAATTCGTGTGCCAAAGACAAGATGGGTTGTTCTACGTTATCCAAATAATGCTATGGCACAGTTAGCAAATACGAGCTTAGATAACTTTGAAGACTTTTATTTTAATGTATGTAATTTAGATTATTCTAAAATGTCTGTGGCGATGGATGCTCTTGTAACACTTATGGAGAAGACCGACCGCGTCAGGCTTGTGGGTAAAGGTACCGATTTAGCTTTTTCAATTAAAGATATTCCTGCAATTAAATGTGATGGGATCGTAAATATACCAGATGGTGAAGTGTTTACGGCACCAGTTAGGGATTCTATTAATGGTAAAATTTCTTATAATGCTCCTGCCGTTTTTCAAGGTGTTACTTATGAGAATATTTGTTTTGAGTTTAAAGATGGTAAGATAGTGAATGCTACAGCAAATGAAACAAAGCTGATTAATGAGGTGCTTGATACTGATGAAGGGGCAAGATATATTGGGGAATTTGCGATTGGTGTAAATCCATATATTTTGAAACCTATGAAAGATACCTTGTTTGATGAGAAGATTATGGGGAGTATACATTTGACTCCTGGGAATTGTTATCAAGAGGCTTATAATGGTAATAAATCGGATATTCATTGGGATTTAGTTTATATTCAAACACCTGAGTATGGTGGTGGGGAGATTTATTTTGATGATGTGTTGATTAGGAAGGATGGGTTGTTTGTTATTTCGGAGCTTGAAGGGTTGAATCCGGAGAATCTTAAGTAA
- a CDS encoding GntR family transcriptional regulator, translating into MTQIEKFQQYTLDKSAIIPLYFQVKNLLVDMLVKGHLSPGDMIPTEYELCTAFNISRTTIRQALTELVQEGVFYRVKGRGTFVTQEKIHHNLCFEKSLFTNALIEKGITPSTRVLELKTIPAPIEVATSLNLPVGTDIISLKRLRYADNEPVLISHSYLPYSLCKHIYQHDLNNDSLAHVLSKSIYTKLAHTHYSLEAAIATKEDCDLLSISKTTAILFAHSLGYNKFDTPIDYTLSRYRGDKNVFIMDQLLD; encoded by the coding sequence ATGACGCAAATAGAAAAATTCCAACAATATACCCTTGATAAATCAGCAATCATTCCACTTTATTTTCAAGTAAAGAACCTACTCGTGGATATGTTAGTAAAAGGCCATCTATCGCCTGGAGATATGATTCCTACAGAATATGAGTTATGCACTGCTTTTAATATTAGTAGAACGACTATTCGACAAGCATTAACCGAGCTAGTTCAAGAGGGCGTTTTTTATAGAGTAAAAGGTCGTGGTACTTTTGTTACTCAAGAAAAAATCCATCACAACCTTTGTTTCGAAAAATCACTTTTTACAAATGCGCTTATAGAGAAAGGCATTACTCCCTCAACAAGAGTACTTGAACTGAAAACAATCCCCGCTCCAATAGAAGTTGCTACTTCCTTAAATCTTCCAGTTGGTACAGATATTATCAGCCTAAAAAGATTGCGTTATGCAGATAATGAACCTGTATTAATAAGTCATTCCTATTTACCTTATTCTTTATGCAAACATATTTATCAACATGATTTAAATAATGATTCTCTCGCTCATGTTCTTTCAAAAAGTATTTATACAAAGCTTGCCCATACACATTATTCACTTGAAGCAGCGATTGCTACGAAGGAAGATTGTGACCTACTCTCTATATCAAAAACAACCGCAATCTTGTTTGCCCATAGCTTAGGTTATAATAAATTTGATACCCCTATCGACTATACTTTATCACGATATCGTGGGGATAAAAATGTTTTCATTATGGATCAATTACTTGATTAA
- a CDS encoding DNA repair exonuclease, protein MEINSFGGFVMSIKFVHTSDIHIGRSFGAASFGHALGHKRRAELKETFFKILDLCKEEGVQLLLIAGDLFESDYVDTSDLKDLQKKFEELEGVHIVIGAGNHDAIINATTGYNMLTWSENVHVFQESLSKYSIQALNVDIYSFSWNKKEIRSMSFEELVIEDDTKTNILMLHGDIYTQSPYLPLNILDLQNKRFDYIALGHIHKPDVNAGFAYCGCPEPLDFKETGEHGIIEGVIEDGQVTIGFRPIAKRSFVIKTITINPDMSFEQVKGMALSEIHKDRMPHSMYRLIIEGIKDEEITLNIDIIKEILETQIFYCEVIDQTQSNYDIEGIKRDNEGNLIGDFVRYMEERGLDDPQIKDALYEGLNILLSEKVN, encoded by the coding sequence TTGGAAATTAATTCATTTGGAGGTTTTGTCATGAGTATAAAATTTGTGCATACTTCAGATATTCATATTGGAAGAAGCTTTGGAGCAGCTAGTTTTGGACATGCGTTAGGACACAAACGCCGGGCAGAGTTAAAAGAGACCTTTTTCAAAATTTTAGACCTTTGTAAGGAGGAAGGTGTTCAGTTACTACTTATTGCTGGAGATTTGTTTGAAAGTGATTATGTAGACACTAGTGATTTGAAGGATCTTCAGAAAAAGTTCGAAGAGCTTGAAGGAGTTCATATTGTTATCGGTGCTGGAAACCATGATGCGATCATCAATGCAACAACTGGCTACAATATGTTAACCTGGAGTGAAAATGTCCATGTTTTTCAAGAGAGCTTAAGCAAATATTCAATACAAGCTTTAAATGTTGATATTTATAGCTTTAGCTGGAATAAGAAAGAGATTCGTTCCATGAGCTTTGAAGAGCTAGTAATCGAGGATGATACAAAAACAAATATTTTAATGCTGCATGGGGACATTTATACACAGAGCCCTTATTTGCCATTAAATATTTTGGATCTTCAAAATAAAAGGTTTGATTATATAGCATTAGGACATATCCATAAGCCAGATGTAAATGCGGGATTTGCTTACTGTGGATGCCCTGAGCCTTTAGACTTTAAAGAAACTGGTGAGCATGGCATAATTGAAGGTGTTATTGAAGACGGACAAGTAACGATTGGGTTTAGGCCAATAGCGAAAAGAAGCTTTGTAATTAAGACAATTACGATTAATCCCGATATGTCTTTTGAGCAAGTAAAAGGTATGGCGCTGAGTGAAATACACAAAGATAGGATGCCACATTCTATGTATCGTTTAATCATTGAGGGAATTAAGGATGAAGAAATTACATTAAATATAGATATCATTAAAGAGATTTTAGAGACTCAAATATTTTATTGTGAAGTAATAGACCAGACTCAAAGTAATTATGACATTGAAGGTATCAAACGAGACAATGAAGGAAATTTAATTGGAGATTTTGTTAGATATATGGAAGAAAGAGGATTAGATGATCCTCAAATAAAAGATGCTTTATATGAAGGACTTAATATTTTGTTGAGTGAGAAGGTGAACTGA
- a CDS encoding asparagine--tRNA ligase — protein MESLLIKELFNNPSKHFETNITISGWIRSVRDSKTFAFIVLNDGSCFSNLQIVVQGELENFKDVAKLSVGSAIIVTGKLIPTPEAKQPFEVQATAVKIEGESTPDYPLQKKKHSFEYLRTIAHLRPRTNTFAAVFRVRSITAFAIHKFFQERGFVYVNTPIITGSDAEGAGEMFKVSTLDNEKLPKDQKGAIDYGQDFFGKETSLTVSGQLNVETYAMAFRNVYTFGPTFRAENSNTARHAAEFWMIEPEIAFADIEDDMALAEDMLKYIIRYVREHAPEEMAFFNQFIDQGLLERLDNVVNNDFAKITYTEAIEILEKNKDNFEYPVSWGVDLQTEHERYLTEQVYKKPVFVINYPKDIKAFYMKLNDDKKTVAAMDLLVPGVGEIIGGSQREERYDVLVERMKEMNLNEEDYWWYLDLRKYGGTRHAGFGLGFERAIMYITGMGNIRDVISFPRTVNNCEL, from the coding sequence ATGGAAAGCCTATTAATTAAAGAGTTATTTAACAATCCGAGTAAGCATTTTGAAACAAATATCACAATCTCAGGGTGGATTAGAAGTGTAAGGGATTCTAAAACCTTTGCTTTTATAGTATTAAATGATGGTTCTTGCTTTAGTAATTTGCAAATAGTGGTACAGGGAGAACTTGAAAACTTTAAGGATGTTGCTAAGCTAAGTGTAGGGTCTGCAATCATTGTTACAGGTAAACTAATACCAACGCCAGAAGCCAAACAGCCTTTTGAAGTACAAGCAACTGCAGTGAAAATTGAAGGGGAATCAACACCTGATTACCCATTACAAAAAAAGAAGCATTCCTTTGAATATCTTAGAACCATTGCACATTTAAGACCAAGAACGAATACTTTTGCTGCTGTGTTTAGAGTAAGATCAATTACAGCATTTGCTATTCACAAGTTTTTTCAAGAAAGAGGTTTTGTATATGTAAACACACCTATCATTACTGGAAGTGATGCAGAGGGTGCAGGTGAAATGTTTAAGGTGTCAACCTTAGACAATGAAAAATTGCCTAAAGATCAAAAAGGTGCAATTGATTATGGTCAGGATTTTTTTGGGAAGGAAACGAGCCTAACGGTAAGTGGACAACTTAATGTTGAAACCTATGCTATGGCCTTTAGAAATGTATATACCTTTGGACCAACCTTTAGGGCAGAGAATTCAAATACAGCAAGACATGCAGCAGAATTTTGGATGATTGAGCCAGAAATTGCTTTTGCAGATATTGAGGATGATATGGCATTGGCAGAAGACATGCTAAAATATATAATTCGCTATGTAAGAGAGCATGCACCAGAAGAAATGGCATTTTTCAATCAATTTATAGATCAAGGTTTACTTGAGAGACTCGATAATGTTGTTAATAACGATTTTGCAAAAATCACTTATACAGAGGCAATAGAAATATTGGAAAAGAATAAGGACAATTTTGAATATCCTGTTTCATGGGGAGTTGATCTTCAAACAGAGCATGAAAGATACTTAACGGAGCAAGTCTATAAAAAACCAGTGTTTGTCATTAACTATCCTAAAGATATTAAAGCATTTTATATGAAGCTAAATGATGATAAAAAAACAGTAGCGGCTATGGACTTATTAGTGCCAGGTGTTGGTGAAATTATTGGTGGAAGCCAAAGAGAAGAAAGATATGATGTATTGGTAGAAAGAATGAAGGAAATGAATTTAAATGAAGAAGATTACTGGTGGTATTTGGACCTTAGAAAATATGGTGGAACTAGACATGCTGGATTTGGGTTAGGTTTTGAACGAGCAATTATGTATATAACGGGAATGGGTAATATTAGAGATGTCATTTCTTTCCCAAGGACTGTTAATAATTGTGAACTATAA
- a CDS encoding flavin reductase family protein: MSKIQWKPGNMLYPLPAVLISCGDNEESYNMITISWAGTICTNPPMVSISIKPSRHSYETIMRTKEFVINLTTESMVWAVDYCGVKSGRDVNKFAETKLNTCKGSVVSAPLILESPVNIECRVVEIKSLGSHDLFIAEVVAVHVDDAYMDQNEKFHLNQSNPLCYSHGHYFGLGKSLGSFGYSVKKKGSKKKGKN, translated from the coding sequence TTGTCAAAAATACAATGGAAACCGGGTAATATGCTATATCCACTGCCAGCCGTATTGATTTCCTGTGGAGATAACGAAGAAAGCTATAATATGATAACCATTTCATGGGCTGGAACCATTTGTACAAACCCTCCCATGGTTTCAATTTCAATTAAGCCTAGCAGACATTCTTATGAAACAATTATGAGAACAAAAGAGTTTGTTATTAACCTTACTACTGAGAGTATGGTTTGGGCAGTGGATTATTGTGGCGTAAAGTCTGGGCGGGATGTAAATAAGTTTGCAGAAACCAAATTAAATACATGTAAGGGTTCAGTCGTTAGTGCTCCGCTTATATTAGAAAGCCCCGTAAACATTGAGTGTAGGGTGGTTGAAATCAAATCGTTAGGTTCTCATGACTTGTTTATTGCTGAGGTTGTGGCTGTACATGTTGACGATGCATATATGGATCAGAATGAAAAATTTCATTTAAATCAATCTAATCCACTTTGCTATTCTCATGGTCATTATTTTGGTCTTGGCAAGTCATTGGGTAGCTTTGGATACTCCGTGAAAAAGAAGGGTAGTAAGAAAAAGGGTAAAAATTAA